The following coding sequences lie in one Apium graveolens cultivar Ventura chromosome 3, ASM990537v1, whole genome shotgun sequence genomic window:
- the LOC141713313 gene encoding uncharacterized protein LOC141713313 codes for MACCLSSQPPPPLFVQSCGFLRARGEKPTSISWSSSLPHLNLSINLASHPSNPTRNQSFVVQAAWTRRSRSEAAKKPSRKSWKQKTDMYMRPFLLNVFFSKRFVHAKVMHRGTSKVISVATTNSKDLRNSLPSLTDTNACRVIGKLIAERSKEADVFAMSYETKTNERIEGRLGIVLDTIKENGIIFV; via the exons ATGGCTTGTTGCCTATCTTCACAACCACCACCACCATTATTTGTTCAATCTTGTGGATTTCTTAGAGCGCGTGGAGAAAAACCCACCTCTATTTCTTGGTCTTCTTCCCTCCCACACCTCAATTTATCTATTAATTTAGCTTCTCATCCTTCAAATCCCACTCGCAATCAG AGTTTTGTTGTTCAAGCTGCATGGACTCGAAGATCTCGAAGTGAAGCTGCGAAGAAACCGAGCAGAAAATCATGGAAACAAAAGACAGACATGTACATGAGACCATTTCTTTTAAATGTTTTCTTTTCAAAGCGATTTGTCCATGCAAAAGTGATGCATCGAGGAACCAGCAAAGTAATATCCGTAGCTACGACTAATTCTAAAGACCTGAGGAACTCATTACCATCACTTACAGATACCAATGCCTGCAGAGTTATTGGGAAGTTGATTGCTGAGAGGTCCAAGGAAGCTGATGTTTTTGCAATGTCTTACGAAACAAAGACAAACGAAAGAATTGAAGGGAGGCTAGGAATTGTTCTAGATACAATTAAGGAGAATGGTATTATATTCGTATGA